A stretch of the Lolium perenne isolate Kyuss_39 chromosome 3, Kyuss_2.0, whole genome shotgun sequence genome encodes the following:
- the LOC127341246 gene encoding uncharacterized protein: MENHAAKIYMRTMFEKFQDSMYKIGSYYADKVVPGEMYVTTHFDCESREKWCKVQYKVSGSGGYYTCECGMYEHMGMLCCHVLKVLVHLRFKLTVDARDVLPMHLVHYQKDQGLMTSFSFRHSQLYLNCMEVGCKC, encoded by the exons ATGGAGAATCATGCCGCAAAGATCTACATGCGAACAATGTTCGAGAAGTTCCAGGATAGTATGTACAAGATTGGTTCTTACTACGCCGACAAGGTGGTGCCAGGGGAGATGTATGTTACAACACATTTTGATTGCGAGAGCCGAGAGAAGTGGTGCAAGGTGCAGTACAAGGTTTCGGGTAGCGGTGGCTATTACACATGCGAATGCGGCATGTATGAGCACATGGGCATGCTCTGCTGCCATGTCCTTAAG GTTCTGGTCCACCTCAGGTTCAAATTGACGGTGGACGCGCGCGACGTGTTGCCCATGCACCTGGTGCACTACCAGAAAGATCAGGGCCTGATGACATCCTTCAGTTTCCGGCATTCCCAGCTATACCTCAATTGCATGGAAGTGGGATGTAAATGTTGA